cttaatcattcattctttctAATATGAAATCTGAGATATTATTTtgcatactaataaaaaaatcaaaaaatttaaaaatagcaaatgaattttcaaaataattatatcatgacataaattacaaaatatttttcagTAACCACCAATAATGtcaaatttgataaaaaaataaattcaataattttttaaaaattaattatagtgGTTGGCTTTGAGCCAATATAGGATTTCCCTATCCAACCCCCCAATTCCCCTTGGTCACTCAATGGCATTAGGGTAATAGTATGTAATGGTAAGTTGTCATGATCATGTTCAATTTTCCTCAACTCCTTCCCAAACATCTTAACATATCTGCcatcatgtcaaggaaccaatatgttatatacttgaacacatcaaatttttattcttaCCTTAGCAGAATAGCAAGCTGCAGTAAAAAGTAGCCTGTCATCAGTGATAAGACCCTTCTCCTCTAATCTCCTCTTTATTTGCTCCCTTGCACCAACAAATGTAACACCATAAACAGAAGTCATTACTGTCTGTTTCACCAGTTTGCGGTCAACCTGACATTCAAAAAGACCTTGTTTTATCAGCATAAAAGAATCACATAATACCCAGTTGCTATCAAACACATTTTTTACGACGATATACAATTCAATGGCCCATGAGGGATGAACACTAAAGGAAGATACAGCAGAGCTGATGACAAACCTGATCAACCAGGACTTTAGCTAACACCGCATTTGGGTCTTTTTCGGGGTCTTTTCTGCTATCCTTTTCCATAATTTCACGAACCctgaaagaaaaatattttccaaattacTTCACCGTAGCGTATCTCATGCCATGGAAATCGAACAATATGCCAGAGTACCTTTGTATTAACACAAAATCTCATTCCATTGTAACTAATAATATGGACTGATTGCCAGAGATCTATAATGGAATGGATTTGAGGCCATTACAAGGTTATGGGACTTTGTCCCAAATTGGTTGTATGGACAACTAATATGAGGTTTATAGAGTAAATGAGCTCTCGCGCCTACTAGATCAGTCTTCTAACACTCGAGTTACCCCTTAGTAAAATGGTGAATAAAGCTCATATAAAGTATAAATCTGAGATTGTTATTTCAAACAGTCATCtaagatttttttatacttttttattgGATAGACAAAATGTCAATAAAATGgcattaaaaaaagtttaaattttttttgatttctatGACCTAAAATTGCCAAATAAATTTGATgttataagaaaatataattttactttaAAGTAACCATATACTTTTATTAGAAatgattgaaataaaaaattaaaagagaaataattTGCCACTTTCACTACACATTCACAATGCTACGAGTAAAGGCTTTCTTTAGAATTGGTTCCTAAAAAGTTCACAAGACACAAGTAAAAAACCTTTTCCGACTCTTCTACACCAAATACTACAATAAGCACTCTAAAACTTACAATTACTAACAGGGAAAAAACAACATTTAGAAATCCAAAgaattgaattatattttatcgaCATCAACCAGATTTCATCCAAGTCCAAACCCAAGAAAGAAGGCatctgattttttatttatgtgtaaAGATAAAACTGGCAAGTTTCAATCGTCAAAAAGATTTACAAGATGAAGTAAAGAACAGCAACAACGCTTAGAGAATAGACAACAAAATGTTTCAACAAATGTCTATACAGCTTTTCGTCCAACTGTACATCCCATTTCAGTTAGTAAACTTTTAACTAACAGGGTGGGAGAGAAAAGTCATATCAGCTGGaagctatgttactcggactcttcattttgcttcacgtacccatgTCCGATCCTTAATGCTCGGACATTgctatggcacttagacacttcattttaggcgtaaataTGAATATCTAGACACATCCGACACTTCGTCACATACCAAAACccgacatcagtacccgagtccaagtaacataggcaGGAAGCTTCCATCACGTCTTCTCCAAGAGAGAACATTACTTATTTAGTAGAGACAGATAATTACTTAATACACGTCACAATTGTTATTTGTCTTCTACAAAGTTCATCCACTAAATTCCGTACTAGTAAACTTCTTTACCTTTATGTTATAGTGTGTCCACTAATGACATTGAACACTACCCttataaaatatcaaaagaaCGCATAATTTCTAAGTTCTCATGCTGGCATTAGATTTCACAATGCAAAATTTACCTTGCAGCTATTTCAGAGTACACATCAGCAGGTTTCTCCCCAGTCACCAAGTTTACTGCCGCTGCTTCTTTCTATATTAAAGTAACACAAAAATGAGGGAACGTGATAGAAtttcaaaaaagcataaaaatagtATAGTATCCACTCCTATCTGTTCAAAAGCTCAAGAAGCCAAGCAACATCAACGACCAACTTTTTAGAACACATAACATAAGTTTCATATGAACCGTTGAGTTGTTGACCAAATACAGCCAGAAAACATATCAACTTTTTTAGTCTATTAATCTTTACTGCCCCTCAAATCAGTTCATGAGAAAAGATAAGCAAAAAAGTAGGATTAACATACACTGTCTCTTCCCAAAGCAGCATAATGCTGTAGACCATTGCAAGAGCCATCCTGAACAATGagtaaataaaacataatatagaTTAATATGTGATAAATGTTCACTTATAAATTGCAAGAACTTGTGCAGTATAATGTAATGAAGTCCTTTGATACACATGCAACGACTTCCTTTCTTCACATctagaaatttgaaaaaacagCAGAGGAACAGGGAGGAAATTGACATGATTTCTGCAATCATAAGTAGAAAGGGAAATCCATACAGTTGGCATGTCCCTCACTAGAAATTTGGAACATGTCTGAACTCTGAACTCTTCCATACAACGTTTTGCAGCCCATACCAATCGAAATGTGCGGAAGAACTTTATAGATGGTGCTTAGTGAATTTAATTACAACAATAGAGAAGGACAATGATGGAGGCATTTCATGAGTGGTACTTACCTGATGTATAGGAAGATGAGAGATAAATGTATGTGGAGATGAACTGTTCAGGGCTCCTGATAGATCAATACAAGCAGCTAAGCATTGAAAAGGATCTTCTGCTGTCAACCACCATCGATTTCCGTGTATAGGATCTTTAGCTGAATCAAATATTTCAGCCAGATGGTTTTCCACAAAAGCTACACGTTCCTCATATGAAAGTTTGTCAACACCACCAGCATATACATTTGCCAAGTGTATCTTCAGCCAACGTAATCCAGATTCTCCCAACGGACGTCCTTCAGCAAACTCAAGCACACCTCGACAAAGATCAGAACTTAGATGATTTAGATGTGGGTGCATGGGATAAGCTCGACCACGGAAGTCAAGATTGTGAGGATAATAGAAGCCTTCCTCATCTCTCATCTTCTGAGCGACCTGGAACACCAACATCAGCCAAAAATAAGAAGGCAATCACTTTGAAAGTTAAGCATAATGTGCAACTAATTTCTTTGTCCTATCAATTAATCCCTAATGACGTAGTATAAATCCATCAACAGATGCAACCTAGAAAAAAATCAACCTTAGTTCAAAAACTATGGCATAAAAAAGTCTTTCTTTCCTTCAGCCTTActatcaaatttaaatatttcaaCAGCTTCCACCATTCTAACGTCAAGTAAAATTTTCTTTAGCTTGGCACTTGGCAGTGATAGGATCAGAAGCTCGGCAGTTGTCTATAGAAAAATGCACATGCTGAATACTCAAAGGGTTCACTAATCTACAAAATTTAGTCTGCAGGATTAAAAACCTCACTTAGATCCATTCAACAATCACAATACCAAATGCATTTGTACCCACTCCCacaaaaaagcaagagaaaaaaaaaaagatgaaggCATTAGTTTTAATATTAGCCCCCTTCATAACACAACCAAGAACCAAAGAAACTCAACAGAAACTACACATTTTTGACCAATTACCTTTAGCCCTCTCATTTTCTCTAGATACGTACCCTCACCCCttagttttttatttctttgtttttgtccATCCTCTTGGAGACTGGAATCCGAAGATTTGAGAGAAGCTCAAGAAAGATCAGCAAAAAAGCTTCAATGAGGTTGGCTAGACAAGCTCCACAAATATTGGCTCAACAACTCACTCTTGCTTTGAATGTGCTTGGAACAGAGATCAAGTAAAGCTTCATTCTTGCTAACCAGGGGCCATGATGACAAAGAGAAGTTGTGAGGAAGCAAAGAGAGAGATAAATATGACGTATTGATTGGCAGTGGTCATGGTTCTATTAATTTGTTTCACTTCTTTCAGGACCTTTCGGAGTaaaaattttttggcacttttcacCGGGGAAAGATTTTGAAGTATAACAGTTAATCTGCTAAGATGGTTTTTGGGATAATTCATGTGTGTTTTTAGGCGTTTCAAAATATTTCACATTTCAAGAATAGAAAACAAAACCCGTAAATTGTTTCCATGCCTCATAGCTCGCTCCAACTCTTCTTACACATTTAGGAGGATTTTTAACATCTAATAGAACCATGGGCCTATATTTTTGGTCCATAATTCTTCAAATATAAATACATTATAAGGTGAATATTTACTATCAAAGAGGAGACAATATCATAGCTatctaaaagaaaaataaatgcaCCCGGATGTATTTTTTTGCGTATCTGAAAGGTTTCCATCAGCTTGATATACATGTGCAGTTGCAGATGCAAGGACCAATCAGAAAAATACAGTTTCGGTCACGGACTCACGGTTTCGGTAAATGATTTCATAGTCGTCTCCGCCTATGTCTTGGTCGTAGTAAACTCAAATATCCATATGATATGGTGACACATCCTTGTTTTTGAACTATGGGATAGCGTAGCATTCAACCCACTTACATCCCGCCTCAATGGGAGCCACTTAGTGGCATTGAAGAAATGATATGTTGTTGATGTAGCATTCATTTATATGTAGTATCAAGTACTAGAAGCCTAAACATCCAACACCCAAAAACATTAGTTATCACAAGAAgattgtgattttgattgaaGAATATTTATTTCCTACGAACAAGATTGAACTTTCAAGGTTGAACATTTGTTAAGATTTTGAAGGCGTAAACAAGTAATGAGACAGAGACTagaatttattcttttttttttgtaaacttCCAGCAGAAAAttgaattcatatatatcttGGCTTAATAATACATACAACTAAAATCTGGATCAAACAATTTCCAAACAATAGAATATTTTAGCTTTGAAACATTTCAACATTCAATCATCATAAACTTAATCAACTGATTTGAAAACTCACAGTGattaaagagaaaagaaagcATACCGAAAGTTTAAGTTCAATGTCACATCGTAAAGCATGTCTCTCTCTATTGATTTTCTTTGCTTTCCTCACACTCCACTTCCATGTATCAAGTTCTGTTGGATCCTCTGTCACCGGCTTCTCAGGCAAGGGAACCTGCAAGATAAACAATTCAAGCTGGATAATCACACAAATGAAAAAAGAATATGTTGGAGGGAAAACAAATAAAGATAAATGCATCAAAACTGATTGGAAAAAGTCTATTCCTCAAGTTCTTGTCCAAGAATATCAATGTCAACCTGCTAATTATCAGTacagataaaaaaataaaaaaataaaaaaataaaaaaaaagaaaaaaaaaacttggaaGGATCCTGACATGAGAAGCAGAGCTTTCAAGGGaaaaatatatatgataaaaaatttggAAGTACTGACATCCTCACAATTTACAAGACCAGCAATGTTGCCACCACTAGCCCACAGGCTTTCCACTACACTAAGAACTTTTCTGTTGATCCTCCATTTTGTGATTCCAAGAGTATTTAATGCCTGCACAAATGTAGGGTAGAAATAGTGTTATTACCTAAGAAGCATGTAACTTGATAGTATCCTGAAGACATTAGTGTAGCAACTAATTGACTTGACAGATGTCAAGTTCATTAGGTTCATCCTGCAACAAAATTTGACATTGATAGTGAACAAAATATTCCAACTCTGACAACTATGCTAAATTACTGTTATGAGGCGGTGAGGAGTGGGTGAAGGTGGGGGATACTATTTGTAAACACTCAAATACTTTCTTCCATCAATCAGACTTTTATTGGGTTCTAAGCATGTGAAAAAGGAGCAGGAAGTTTAGATATCCAAGTTTGTAAAGGAGTAGCTGAAAATACACAAACAGTACAAACTTACAATGCACAAGGTTTATAAAAGAGCAAGAATATGCAACATTCCATAACTCCAATGCCATTGAGACGATGCGTTTGCGAAAACGGTTGCAGTGTCACATAAAACGGGTATAACGGAGTGATAACGTGAATCATGGCCAATACGGTGTGagttttgacaaaaaaaaaatcacataagcGGAGTTTAGaacttataattgcatttttgttgttgaactactattattatgcaataatatgTCTACAGCTATTATAATTGCAATATTTGAGGTTCTTTTAATGTATAATTCATTAACTgattagttattagttaattattttgtttatcaaTTTAATTATGAGTAACTATTATTAAAGTGatcataataatttaagttaatgggtattaaagaaattttaagaGGGAGACAAATAATGTTGCAACAATGAAATATCGTTATAACGGTAAAATAACGGGCGTTACACGTTACGTAATGGTAAACGCAGCGTTTGACTTTGAAATTTCATGCACCGTTGTAACGGGATTTAACGTTGCGGCAACTCTCAAATAGATTGCATAACGAGCTTTACGTAACGTAACAGAGGAATTTTTATTTCATGCATGTAACCCACCTAGGTGGGATTTACATGGTGAAATGTACGTAACCATACCCAGGTGTTCACAATGAGTTTTTTTAATGACCTTTGATAGATAACATCATATTCAACTTTATGCAGATAAGAAATACATataattgaaagtgcatgatatACAACATTTTATTACCCCAATGTCATTTAGTGGCTCCTACCTAAGTAAAATTTGGAAGGGTCGAATGTACGCAACTTTAACCTTGTTAGTGACAACTATAAAATTGTTTGCTCATCTCACTAAAcctcattaaaaaataaaaaaataataaaaaaaaagaccaGAAAGAAATGGATAAAAACAACATTCTTGAGCAAAATTTAGAATTTTCCCTAATTGATCTCAGCAACATGCAACTGCAAGTCGTCTACAGATTAGACTGACTGTCAAAGATAAATAGACACATGGTTAAATAACCCAGAAAAAGGGGAAGCAAAAATAATtgcaaaatttaaaacaaactcGTGCTGGTAAACACTTTGAGAAACTAGCAAATATTTTAGCCTTCAATATCAAGCTTAAGGTTGTCTATATAATAGTACCTCAAACACTCTCTGCATCTGTTGTGGTGGAGTTTTCCTCATCGCCTCCTGTTGCTTCCTTGATCCATGTGTTCTCATAACATAAGAAGGTAGGAACAAGTAGCCACCCTTGTCATACCTGGAGATGTCAATCTATAGTAAGTAAATATAACTAGTACAAATGTAAAATCTATGGAGACAGCAACCAAACAAtgatagttcattcttcattgtcatAGAACAATGAGAGTAATTAACTATTAATCCCATTGAGGTAGTTCAGAAGTTTATATGTACACAAATGTAAAGTGTATGTTATAATGCtccatattattataaaaagtgaCAAAGCTTCTTACATTTCTATGAAGGATGACCTATCAGGAATTATTGAGTACACGTTTATAAAAAAGGAAAGAGATAAAAAATGTAGAAATTTCATACCCTCTCCAATTCTTCGGGGGTATCAACATTGGGACATAAGGAATAACCATGTATCGAGCCTGCTAAAAAATTACAAGTTCATTAGTTTGTGTGAATTCTAACATTAACTAAAAGATCATGAACAATATTCTGAGATTTATGTCATTACATGATGGTCTTAGAGAGCCGATGGCATATGTCATTACATGAGCCCAAATAAATGGAACGTAAAAGGTAGAGCTAGTGTATTTGAATTCTATTTTGATAGAGCACCGAAAAACCAAAGGGAAGAGAAACCATTTGTATGCACTTACAACTAATGAATTGCATATTTTTTGTGGATATTAATTATTAGTTGACAATGAAAAGAGAAACTTACACTTCTATCAATCCCTTTCATGACAAGTGGGTCACATTCTATAACTCCGTATCTTTTCACCATTTGCTGTCTTCAAGAAGTAAAAAAGATAAGAGTGAGAAGTCATAAAAACATAGATTATCTTGTGCATATCGCCTCCATTTATAAGGCCACTCATTCGTTGTTAAGGGGCATCACCATAGACAGAGAAACAACCTTTATTTGTTGAGCTACGAAGACCACAAGTATAACCCATAGCAAAACAGACAAGGATGGTTGAGACCCTAGGATATGTTGTATACTAACAGGACGTACACAATTTTAAATATAACGGGAAAGCAGCTTTCTAAAGATAAAGCATTACGAAAGTAGATGCTCCTCACCCTAGCTCATTGGtcaaatttttgaatttatgcTTGAACGCAGGTCGTACATCAGGTGGATTGTCAGCTGATCGATTAGTTGGATGCTGAACATAAGCTGTTTCTATTAACAACTCTATCAACCGACTACCCAGCTGCGCCATTGTGATAATAGAAAAGTGTCAGAAGATGAAAAATGTATTAACGATGTATCCATTAGATGAATATATAGACATCACCTTAGCTTGAGTGTCCTGACTCCATGCCTTCATATCTTCATTTGTCACCAGCCTTGCTGCCTCAAAGAGTCTTTTTCTTTTGACTAAACTTTTTACGCGGTTCCTCTGAATCTCCTTTTCCTTTAACAAATTCTCTGGCATATCACTTGCATTTTTTCGTAGATTCTTGGTTTTTTCCAAGAAACTGTGGATTTTTATCTAGTACCAATAAACAAAAAGTACAAACTCAGAAAAGATTACAGGAATGTAGTAGCATATCAACGGTCAATGTAACAGAAACAAGCAAAATTCCTTTATGCTTTTCATTCCGGGCGTCAATAGGCTTGTTTGAATAATCACAGCCTATATACCTTTTGCACTAAGCATTacattaacggcccgtttggttgttGGTATTATATGacggtaatgggaatgatttgtagtgtaagtTTTCATAAATTGTATcatttcattcccatggtaatgaaaaattgatgataaaaaagtttttttgttcataacttttcattaccacctaataccaccacTCTGAAGGTTAATGTATTGGAATGAAATTTGTGAgttaaatgagatgattgaagtacaACAAGCATGACCATAAACTTGTTAAGAGATTTCCACACCTAAATTACACTAAATTGTTATTACCGTTCTCACTATTTaataccgactaccaaacgGGTCGTAACAGTACAAAGAGGATCTTAAAGGAGTTCTCAAAGGATGAAGCAGGTAACATAAAGACGAGTAATATAGTGAACGCACCAAGAAGACGAGTAATATAGTGAATGCACCAAGAACCTAACTTAACCACTCATTAGACTCCTCTATCCTGCAAAAACTAAAGAAACTTTTCAACTATTAACAGGTGATGAACACCCCTCCCTGCAACCCCCCGGAAAAAAATCCACATTCTTATCAAATTTTATATAGAAATATTGAGAGGATTTAGACCATCTCCACAGCTTGCATAAGAAGCCGTCATCTTGCTATGGCAAACTCATTTTTCTAAATCACATTATATGAAAAAGTAGTTGGTTCTTAAGCAAAAGAGGAGGCCTTTACCATAAGCTTACTGCTAGGCACAGATTGAGTCTGAAACTACACAACTTCATGGAGATTCTTCTCATGGTGTTTATTCGAAAAGTACGAACTACTAAACTAAAATTATTCATATCTGAACATAAGACCATCCAAATACTTTCCTAATAGTTCAAATCAAAACCTCAACTTACGCAACTAAACAAAGGGCGGGTAAATATCAAAGAGCGTTATATCCCACTTGGATTCCTATACAATGAAACTAAGCAACATCTAGAGACGGTATTTGGAAATTGAATCAGGCCAATATCACCACAAAAGGACACTCTTTCCTTAGTTGTTGATTCTAAACTTCAAGCTACTTAGTGAAATGAACCACTGAAAACAGTCGAATTGCGTGATACAAGGCAAATGGACACAAGAAAAACCAAAACCATGAGGGGGAAAGCACGTATGTCTTTCATTTTTTTACAACTCATCTGACAACATCATTAATGCCCAAAAGCACACGGGAAAAGAAGAGCTCTTAACACAACAATTTGCAAATTCAACCTCAAGAAATAATTCATAAAGGCAAAGTACATCATATATAAGAGCACATAACCCCAAATCTAACAAACTATGAGTTGTGCTAGACAATTCTACTTTAAATGGCATATGCAGTGCAACATCATAGAGGTCATAGAAATTAACATCATCAGCACTCAACAGTAGCAAAATCATACACCAAAACATATCATATAGCTATAGCCATCACTGAAAGTgttcaaatcataaactatacaattcaaacatcatcatcatcatacccaatatccCACACGAAGGCAGGGTCTGGGAAACTATACAATTCAAACACTAAAGCATAAGCATTGTCACTAGTAAAATAACCAAAAGAGGATATAAAAGTAAGCACCTCTTGTTCAATTGCAGCCCCAATTTGAAGAGCTGCTTGAACAAGTCGAACACAACCCGCCTCGTTCCCAACCATCAACAATGCCATCATCTTATGCATAACAATAACTGCCATTTTATCAGCAGGCAACATATCTATATGATAAGCATAAATAGCCTTTTGCTTCCTAGACCTTTGCAATTTCTGCTCTTTTTCAATTGCTTTCTTTAATGGCTCAAACCAACCCAAAAACAATGCCTTAACTTGAGGCAAATTAGGAGCCAATTCCTTATCTCTCATTTCCTTTACAAACTCCCTATACTCTTCCACCATATTCTCCCAAGCTTCAGTCTCAGCTTTAATCTGTCTCCTCCTTAACAAATTATACTTTTCTCTCTCAATTTCCTTAAATTCTAACTTCAACCCATTTCTACTCTCACAAAAATCTTTCATAATAAGGGCATTCACCCAAGGAGGATCTTGCATAAAAATTCTATCATTCAACTGaatttcattcttaattttcTCAGAATTTCTCAACTGCCCATCAACTGTTTCTACTAAATCTCCCTCAGGAGACTCTAATATTATCTGGGATTGTAAACAATTTTGGTAAAAACTGTTCCTGTATATTTCTGGGTTTAAAGAAGGCAATGAAAGAGTTGAAGGAAAAGAAATAGTTAAATGCTTATTGGGTAATGGaataaagagagaaaaatgTGTTCTTTGAGTAATTTTATGTGCTTTAGAAGGGTTTCTCCATTGTCTATGGATTTGGATATGTGGTACAGGTGAAAAACAagctgaagaagttgaagacATTTTTGTATATTCTCTACTAGTTGGGAAACTACatgaaatattaattaatacttgaaaatggaggatgaagagaagaaagaagagaaaaatgGAGGAAGAAAACCCGAGATAAACCCTGTGCAAAGGAAGAAGAATGGTGGAAAACTAAGATGTGGTATTTGCCGCGACAAGTTTAGGATAATACTCGCACAGGCACAACTAGGACAGGGACCATCAATTATGTCTTTGATATTtcccattttttaaatttttgaagattttttttttttaacggtAGGTCAGAGAACATCAAATTTAAATGATAATAGAACCTAAAATTTTATCTAAATATCTTTAACCTAGACTAAATtctcataaaaatttttaatatatattatttctcttcttttgttcttaaaattttaaaaataaaaaaataatttaaagataAATCAGAAAATCCTAAAGAGCGCAATCAAAAGAGAGGATCTTCAACCCTTTAATTGAGTAGTTACTGATTAGTTTCATGTTAAGATATATAATTTGAAgtattaattttgttagaagttaattgttttaaagttaCTCTCTAGTCTCCTGTGAGAAATCGtctcatttcaaataaaaagctcatatactaataattatgtaattaagctATTCAACTCACGTATGGGGAATATTTCACGGTAAGACCATCTCAAAAATTTGTGATCATTTTAATAAATTGAACTGCTAAAAGGGAGAGAACACATAAATTGGGGTAACCAAATGCGAAAAATTGAATAGAattgagtttttttaaaaaaattcccgAAAGAAGCGTTTTTGTGTTCGAGTTTAAGGTTAGggcttgttcattgttgttaatagtgaacaagagaaaaaaattatcaCGACTTTGATCGTTGATATTGCGAAAAAAaagacaatgtcataacgtttgaaaggaaaaaaaaataaattacatgtttGTTCGTTGTTGATAACCGCAAACtaacatttgttatttttttgttcttttaaatgttattttgggaattataatttttcaaagcttattttaggaatttttttaaaaaataagtattttttttcaacacaaattcttgtgagcaACGGTCTTTGAGAAACCATCTCTGATTGAATTGActcttaaaaaatataaaataaaaatagacattaaattttaataaactaGGGCAACAAAACGATCTCTTAAAAGACAggctatttttcaaattttcacccaATGCAATCTTGATACTTCTGGACCGTAACCAAGTGCAAATATGGGTCATTTGGTCCTTGGCCAAACGCACAGAGATCTTATTTGAGTCAAGGTCGAAGGCACTAAGCCTGCATTTAACCTTGGCTCAAAAACAATTTATATAACAaatcatattataataattctaacagctcatcttgtatgagatcgtttcACTATGAGATAACTTCATATAATTAACCCATTTTCTGTAATTAATCTCTTTATAATTGTAGATAATCACTTAAAGTTATGAGTTATCATTTTAAG
This genomic stretch from Amaranthus tricolor cultivar Red isolate AtriRed21 chromosome 9, ASM2621246v1, whole genome shotgun sequence harbors:
- the LOC130824541 gene encoding DNA-directed RNA polymerase 3B, chloroplastic isoform X2 → MSSTSSACFSPVPHIQIHRQWRNPSKAHKITQRTHFSLFIPLPNKHLTISFPSTLSLPSLNPEIYRNSFYQNCLQSQIILESPEGDLVETVDGQLRNSEKIKNEIQLNDRIFMQDPPWVNALIMKDFCESRNGLKLEFKEIEREKYNLLRRRQIKAETEAWENMVEEYREFVKEMRDKELAPNLPQVKALFLGWFEPLKKAIEKEQKLQRSRKQKAIYAYHIDMLPADKMAVIVMHKMMALLMVGNEAGCVRLVQAALQIGAAIEQEIKIHSFLEKTKNLRKNASDMPENLLKEKEIQRNRVKSLVKRKRLFEAARLVTNEDMKAWSQDTQAKLGSRLIELLIETAYVQHPTNRSADNPPDVRPAFKHKFKNLTNELGQQMVKRYGVIECDPLVMKGIDRSARYMVIPYVPMLIPPKNWRGYDKGGYLFLPSYVMRTHGSRKQQEAMRKTPPQQMQRVFEALNTLGITKWRINRKVLSVVESLWASGGNIAGLVNCEDVPLPEKPVTEDPTELDTWKWSVRKAKKINRERHALRCDIELKLSVAQKMRDEEGFYYPHNLDFRGRAYPMHPHLNHLSSDLCRGVLEFAEGRPLGESGLRWLKIHLANVYAGGVDKLSYEERVAFVENHLAEIFDSAKDPIHGNRWWLTAEDPFQCLAACIDLSGALNSSSPHTFISHLPIHQDGSCNGLQHYAALGRDSKEAAAVNLVTGEKPADVYSEIAARVREIMEKDSRKDPEKDPNAVLAKVLVDQVDRKLVKQTVMTSVYGVTFVGAREQIKRRLEEKGLITDDRLLFTAACYSAKVTMSALGQLFQAARSIMDWLGDCAKVIASENQPVRWITPLGLPVIQPYCKSKRHLIKTSLQVLALKKEGDGIEVKKQRTAFPPNYVHSLDGTHMMMTAVACRDAGLQFAGVHDSFWTHACDVEQMNQILREKFVELYDMPILENLLESFQASYPKSTFPPLPERGDFNLEEVLDSPYFFN
- the LOC130824541 gene encoding DNA-directed RNA polymerase 3B, chloroplastic isoform X1 produces the protein MSSTSSACFSPVPHIQIHRQWRNPSKAHKITQRTHFSLFIPLPNKHLTISFPSTLSLPSLNPEIYRNSFYQNCLQSQIILESPEGDLVETVDGQLRNSEKIKNEIQLNDRIFMQDPPWVNALIMKDFCESRNGLKLEFKEIEREKYNLLRRRQIKAETEAWENMVEEYREFVKEMRDKELAPNLPQVKALFLGWFEPLKKAIEKEQKLQRSRKQKAIYAYHIDMLPADKMAVIVMHKMMALLMVGNEAGCVRLVQAALQIGAAIEQEIKIHSFLEKTKNLRKNASDMPENLLKEKEIQRNRVKSLVKRKRLFEAARLVTNEDMKAWSQDTQAKLGSRLIELLIETAYVQHPTNRSADNPPDVRPAFKHKFKNLTNELGQQMVKRYGVIECDPLVMKGIDRSQARYMVIPYVPMLIPPKNWRGYDKGGYLFLPSYVMRTHGSRKQQEAMRKTPPQQMQRVFEALNTLGITKWRINRKVLSVVESLWASGGNIAGLVNCEDVPLPEKPVTEDPTELDTWKWSVRKAKKINRERHALRCDIELKLSVAQKMRDEEGFYYPHNLDFRGRAYPMHPHLNHLSSDLCRGVLEFAEGRPLGESGLRWLKIHLANVYAGGVDKLSYEERVAFVENHLAEIFDSAKDPIHGNRWWLTAEDPFQCLAACIDLSGALNSSSPHTFISHLPIHQDGSCNGLQHYAALGRDSKEAAAVNLVTGEKPADVYSEIAARVREIMEKDSRKDPEKDPNAVLAKVLVDQVDRKLVKQTVMTSVYGVTFVGAREQIKRRLEEKGLITDDRLLFTAACYSAKVTMSALGQLFQAARSIMDWLGDCAKVIASENQPVRWITPLGLPVIQPYCKSKRHLIKTSLQVLALKKEGDGIEVKKQRTAFPPNYVHSLDGTHMMMTAVACRDAGLQFAGVHDSFWTHACDVEQMNQILREKFVELYDMPILENLLESFQASYPKSTFPPLPERGDFNLEEVLDSPYFFN